Genomic DNA from Mastomys coucha isolate ucsf_1 unplaced genomic scaffold, UCSF_Mcou_1 pScaffold16, whole genome shotgun sequence:
gggagaaatggccagatgtgtgATTGTTCAATGATTCATGGGCTCTAGCCAGTGGATTAGCTGGATGGCCATTGATTTGGAAAGAGCATGATTGGAAAATTGATGAGAACATCCAGTGTATTAGAGTTCCTATTCCTCtcaagagacaccacgaccacaaaaactaaaggaaaacatCTAGTTGGAGCTATCTTACAGTCCAGAGATTTAATCTATTATAGTCATGGAGGAaagaatggtggcacacaggcagacattgTACGGGAGAgttagctgagagttctacatccagatctggaggcagcaggaagagagagaaccacTGGGCCTAGCTTGGGCTTATGAAACTCCAAAGTCTatctgcagtgacacacttcctccaacagcaccacatctactccaacaaggccacacatcctaataggtACCACTGCTTATAAGCTTATggtggccattttcattcaaaccaccatattctcCTCTTTGGTCCTCATAGGGTTGTAgtcatataaaaaatataaaatgcatttagttcaacttcaaaagtcttcaTAGTCTATCACGGAATCAACACTGTTTgaaaatccaaagttcaaagtttcttctgagatgcATGCAATCTCTTACTGTAATGCcctgtaaaaatgaaaatggaaaagcagatcacatacttctaacatacaatggcacagaatatgtattaccattccaaaagggaggcgAGGGAACAAAGTAAGGAAATACTGGATGGAAACCAGCAGGGCAAACTTCAAACTCTTCACCTCCATGTCCAATGTCAAAGTGCTGTCCAGACTTCCAACTCCTTTCAGCCCAATttcagtgacacattttctcccacAAGGctacacatactccaacaaggccatatctcctaatagtgccacttcttatgggcctatgggggtcatttctattcaaaccaccacatctagGGAAGAAGTATTCTCTCCAATGAATGAAGGATGTGAATATTGTGCGTCCCATGTAAATACCCAACAGAAGGTAACTTCAGCTGAGGTGGAGTTCTTTGAACAATTAGCCTTCTCCTTCCCCAACAATTCATGTCATTTACCAAAGTGACCATGGTGGCAGAAATGGATGTTATATATGGGATTGACAACATGGGCTACCATTCACAAAGGCTGATCTGGCTACCATTGCTGTCGAGTGCCAGATCTACTGACAGCAGGACCAGCACAGCCTCGGATATGACACCATTTTCCTGGGAGTCAAGCCAGCAATCTGGATCACGTCCTCCAGAGAAAGGACAAAACTTTGTCCTTATTGAAGTAGATACTCATTCTGTTTATAGATTTGCCTTTTCTCCAAATAATCCTTCTGCCAAAACTACCACATGTGGACTTACAGAATGCTGTATCCATCATCCTGGTATTCCATGTAGTATAgtttctgaccaaggaactcacttcacagccagagaagtacAACactgggcccatgatcatggagTCCACTGGTtttaccatgttccccaccatcctGAATCAAATGACCTAACAGAAAGATAGAATAGCCTTTTGAAGACACTATTTCAGCACCAATTAGGTGATGGCAGCTTGGAGGCCTGGGCCAGGgttcttatattttaaatcagGGTCCAGTATACAGTATGATTTCTCCCATAGCTAGGAATCAAGGGGTAGAAAAGGGAATTGTTCCATTCACTATAACACCTAGTGACACATTAGAAAAAGTTCTGCTTCCTATTTCCACAACATTGTGTTCTGCTGGCCtcgaagttttggttccagagaggGGAGCACTTctgccaggagccacaacaaacattccattgaactggaagctcagacttctcCCTGGCCACTTTGGGTTTCTGATGCCCTTAAGCcaacagactaagaaagaaataacagtgCTCAGAggggtgatagatccagattacttTGGGGATACTGAATTGCTTCTCTACAATAGAGGTAAGAAGGATTATGTCCAAGTGCAGGAAATCCTTTAGGGCATCTCTTGCTGCTATCATGTCCTGTGATTAtagtcaatgggaaactacaacaaTCTAATCCAGGCAGAATAACAAAGGGCACAGAGCCATTAGGAATGAACATATGGGTCACTCCTCAAGGAAAAGCGCCAAAACCTGCTGAGGTACTTACTGAGggtagaagaaatataaaatgggTAGTGGAGGAAGGTAgttagttataaataccagctaaggccacatgGTCATTtacagaaatgaggattataattGACATGTGTTTCTGtcatattttgttaagaatgcaTTTAtacagatatttttgttttctttcctcaatttcttcaccATTTAATATAACATCTGTAAAGAGACTATCAATTGTTATCATATTTAAGATTGAGATGCTAAAAGAAGTCCCGCCTATTCTAAATTTACAATGTATTTGCGATTGTATGAGAGATAGTTATATCATGGTAGGTATAATTATAATCTGGCAAAACACATAATGTATTTGTAATTGTATAGGGGATAGTTATAGCATATGTAGGCataattatgacctggttattacTTTCATTGGAAATTAATCATCACATAAGGAGATATGATtgtatgtcaaattgacaaggggtaGACATGTGATGGatattcttgattgtcaacttgactatttCTGGAATTATCTAAAACTCTAAATGAAGGAGCACACCAATGAAGGATTATTGATTAATTTGAACTGGGAAGATTCACTTCTTATTTGGATCTTTGAggtgggccacaccttctgctggaagcctatataaggacatggaagacagaagcttttgctctttgcctgcttgttctcGTCTTTCTAGCAAGTCCTTCACTGttattagagcctacttctttcaGGATTCCAGAGCCTACTGAAGACTGGCTGAGACATTCCAGTCTCGAGAACTGAagaactactagattcttggaccttccatacATAGGCACCCATACTTGGAGTAGCTGGACCACAGAGCCTgcaagtcattctaataaatatcCATACATATGAACAAGAGAGATATctattctgtaagttctgttactctagagaacatTGACTAATACAAGGTATCCTGTGGACTAGTTTCAGATAAGCAAAGGAAGTTGAGGAGAAGTCAGATGATAGCCAGTTCCTTCTCTCTTTAGCTAGCTGgctcatttctaattttgtttctgagaaaaaaaaagatctgtatTCTAGTCACAACGTAGTCTCTGTGACCTTTGGGATTTATTCGAGAGCAGGAGGGAAgccttccctcccctgccctaCAGGCCATGCCCTGAAGCTCTACCAATATCTTAGGAGCTGTCTGATTCATTCATTCGCACCAGTATCTTTGTGTTCCCTGAGTGTCATATTCAGCTACAGTACGCTGAAGGTCTGTTCCTGCTGAAATGCAATCTCAAGATAATCCCTGCTCTTCAAAACTCCAAGTCCTTTCTAGAGGTAGAGTGAGATGAAAATCAAGGAAAATGGAAGGGTCAGACGGTAGGAAAGGAACCCAGTTTAAGGATGTTAGCCATTGTTAGAGGCAGCTAGTTCTCTGGAATAGAAAAGACTTAGTCTGGTTAAGTGTCTTTCAAGAAATAGTTACCAAGTGTCTCCGGCATATCCTGGGATTCTGTACTGACCTGGAGTTGATACACTACCCTTGAGTATTGGGttgcattttatgtatatgttgcCTTAGTTTTGCATAGGAATTGTATAGTGGCAAGGTTTGGATTTGCTAAAGGCACATCACAGCTTTCCCTCAAAACAACATGAATAAACTAAAGCAACTTACAAAGATGTGGTTcataaaaaaatgtaagtttgcactgaaacaaaagaagggaggaaagcagTGTTGTGGCGGCTCAACCTGTGATCCTAattcaggaaactgaggccaggatGATACGATGGTAAGTAACAAAAAGGCCCAAAAGAACTCTGAGTGGACTCAGGAATAAAATTAGTCCTTTGTGTACAAAATGCACCCCTGAAATCCTAAACCCTGGCTTTACATCTTCAGTTACAGTGGTACTCACCCATTATGACAAACTGTAACAGTAAAAGCAGTTATTTGGAAGAACTAGTTCTGATAATAATCTACTCACATTTAGACCTTTCTTCTACTTTAGGGAACACCCCCAGGACTCTTTCCTAGACACTACCTGCAACTCCTTCCAGACAGTATCACAGCCTTCATATTTGGATGTCTGGTAACAAGGAAGTGGCAGGGTGCTTGCCACCCCAGGGCCAGCAGGGGGCCCTGAGTCCTCATGAGAATGCTCCTGAGAGTCCACCATGCGTAAGAAAGGCCTAGCACAGCAAAATAAATGTCCAATTAGGGCTTATGATCCCTATGAAGGAGCCAACAGAAGAGTGTTGCATCAGGGCCCATGGCTCAGGGCAACCCCAGGTATCTGTTGGAAGATGGGTAAACAGAGAGTGCGAACTGTGAGCATTCACTAATTGCCtgattgattttgtgtgtgacagacagacattctATTGTCTTTAAGGAGCCTGTTTCTAGCTCCTGCTCTTGAGGAGGGATTATTGTTAGTCTGTCTGTGAGGTTCTTTCTCATAAGATTTTCAGTGCCTCTCCCAAGCCTACCTTTTAATAGATCAGAGAGCAACCAAACACTTGTTttctacagaaacaaaacaaaacaaaacaaaacaaaaaggctatTTCAGAAAGTTTTCAGACCTCTGAGCAGAGACGAAAGAGGTAGATGGAGAGGCCTGGAGAGGAGGAGGATTCACTCTATCCTCCATCTTTcaactccttccttttctctcctaaaATAGCCTTTTGTGTTTGCAAATTTCAGGGTATGACCTCCGGGCCTGGGCACTACTCCCCCATCACCAAAGCATCAACAAAGCACATACCAGCTCCTGGTCAGACGAGCTGGTGGGCTGCTAAAAACTTCCAGGTGTCGTGAATTAAGTTGAAAGGACTCCCCGTCCTGAGAACACAGAGTGTATTCTGATGTCTGAGGGCAAACAGCATGCCACTACCAGTGCTGGTTCTATTTCAAGTCTCTCCTTCCTTGTAAATTgttctaaaatgaaaatgtttgtgTTCGTGACAGGGAGGGGAATCATGGGGGCTGAAGGGTGCCTTTTACAAtcaccttgattttttttgagtcagggtctctcactgaccttggGGCACACTAATTAGGTTTGACTGGCTAGCCTATctctgctgggatcacagacttgTGCGATGGGCTTTTCTCATGGGTGCTTGGTgtctgaactcaggctctcatgcttTTGAGGCagcattttatcaactgagccatcttcctagttcCAGATTGGTCTTCCCGAGCATTTCCAAACCCTTTGTGAGCTCTGGTGTTTGGGGCCAGGGAACCATGCCATCTTTCTTTCACCTTTGTTCTTCCCTTAGGCCTTTCCTGAGGGTAACACATTGAGAGTTAAGGAGTGTCAGTTTCAGGCTCACTTGTGGCCTCTGGTCACCAGCAGATTTGTTTGGTGAATAATTCAAGGAGAAAGATTTGACTTGGGCCACACTTCATGACTCCCACGACACACTACAATCCTACCTCAATTCTGTATTTTCATAATCTGGAGCTCATTAGTAACCAAAGACACCAACCTGTATCCAGTGGGTCGCTTTCACCAACTTGTCTAGTAGGGATGCTGTCCACTGTAAGTACCATTGTTATCCAGTCAGTACTCAGATGCACAAGGAAAGAAACCAATGATctgctgctttcctccctccttccttccttcccccttccttccttcctttattttttcttccttttttactggcttgcttgttCGCTTATAAACTTTTCTGGTTTTGACCACCAGAAATAATAACATCATGCTCAACATCAAACATCATGCTTAGATAATACAAAGATAATAGCATCAAACTTACAAAGAACCTGGAGTCTTTCAAAGATTCAGTTTAGGACACCAATTTCACCTCTGCTTTCTGGGATCTGTGACAACAACTATGTGGACAATTAGAAATAACGTCTGTTTTATTAAACTATATGCCCCGTGCTTGTTGAGTTCTGCTTGGTAGAACGTGCATCTTATCGGTCAGTAAGGACATGGAGTAACCATCCATTCATCTAGCCAACTGCTTTGGACTAACTATGCGGGCAGTTACCCACCAGGTGGAATGCCTTTCTGAAATCAATCTTCTGCTTCTGTTATTTTTCAGCCTGAATCCTTACTACACGCTCTGTAAACATAACATAAGTCGATCTTGGTGCTTAAAAAGTCTAAATGCACAGATGAAATCAACCATACTAAATGTGGCCAAAGCAAGTTCATATCCTTATTGAGAAATTATGGAGATATTTGCTTTTCAGTACATTAAATCGGAAGCTACGTTAGTGGTCTCCGTTTCTTTAGATTTTGTGAATGGGAACTGAAATCCAGCAAGTCGTATCAGGAGCCCattcaaaaaatgaacaaaaaagcaaatgaaaacaacccagaaTGAGGTGGTGTAGTTTTCGTTTTGCGTTCTGTAGGCATAGGTCCCTTCTTTAAAATTTGCAATTTTCTCTGAAAGGCGGTGGATTTTCACTTCAGAGGCAAACAATATCATGACAAGACAGCCACAGGAGCCTGCAACACAAAGAACAGACAACAGCTTAGGACAAATATTACCTGATTGTAAGAGTCGAAGAGGATATCAGTGAGCAAGCAAAGGCCACATGTCACCACCATCCTCATTCATGGTCTTCTCAAGAATGATACTATTGTAGAACTGCAATCATGAGCTTGACTCTCACCCATGATTGGTAGCACTTGGGAAATGGCTGTGAGGAAGAAAGATTTGTATGGGGAGGGGACATTGATGGCTTGAATAGGGCAGTTAGAATCAAGCTGATCTCACGCAGCCTGAATTGCTGGGCACCTTCAAAGCACAATGACAAACTCAACCGCTAAGCAGCCTCTGTGGCTTCAAGAGAACACATTTCTCTGTACTTCACAGGCGATGAAGGACAAATGTCAGTTATTCAATCCCTTCTGAAAGGCTCCTGATTTCCTCATAAAAGGGTACCATGACCCTTCCAACCCTCAACTTGCCAACACTGCCCAGAGGAGTACCCGGGGCCAAAGGTAGCTTTGGATAAAATGTTGTTGACCAAGAGCATATCTGTTCTCTCTGTAGCTGAATTCAGATTTAAGCTGGGCATGTGCCTAGCTTTAATAAATTCAGATGAGTTGAAGGTAGctgaggtggagaagcaggagttttctgcctccttttctccttGTAACTGAAATATGGATGCAATGCCTTCTGTGGACATTTTGGTCCATGTGGCATCAGAAACGGAAGCCATGGGGCAGGGGAGATAGCTCTCTGGTTAAAGTACATACTGTGCAAGTGTGAGCACCAAAGTTCAGATGTGCAGAACCCTGATAAATGCTCGGTAGGGGTGGTGGTCACCCTGTAATTCAGGCTTTGAAGGTAAAGATGGCTCCACAGAGCAAGCTTGCCAACAAGTCTGGGAACCTTGGATTTAACTGAaaggccctgcctcaaagaatCAGATTGAAGAGATCAAAGTTGTTTCTCATCATCAACCTTGGGCCTtgacacacttgcacacacacatacttgttcaaaaacaaatagaagtCACGACTATAGCAAAATAAGAAAGGTAAAACCTGAATTCTAGACACACGAAGCCCAGGCTATCCCTGGATTTTAACCCCCAAATTTCAATATATGAAGAAATGTTATGTTTACTTTGTTTCCCTTGCTGTTTTGATTCCCTATCACGTATCACTGATTGTAAAGAAGGTGGCTGTAGGCTGTGTGAGACCTCGGCAGGAGAGGGCTGATCTATACTAACTAGATTCTGAAACTGATGTGGTCATCTTCTGGCCAaaggatgaagaaatgaaaaacaacacCCCAGCCCCTACCCTTCTCCACCTTCAAATGGAGAGTCTCagggacagaagcaggaagcaagTGGGGCCAGACCTAGAGCAGAATGGATGGCTAGGGTTCCTGAAAGCTTTCATAGCTACTGCTTAACTTAGGCTGCCAATAAGTCATCCATATTAGTAGTTGACCAGCTGAGATGGCTTTCTGACTTTGGTCAAACCATTTGGGTTCAAACCCAAATTCCTTcccttaatatataaaattaggtGGTTGGAATCCCCTCAGTCACATCATCTGTAATAGGTAGACATTTCATGATTAGCTTTTGACATTGGAATTGGTACATACAAATGAGCAATTAATAGCTTGTCCTATGATGTTTATGTactacttttttgtttcttataatctttcctaaagattattttattttatatgtatgagcatttgctcacatgtatgtctacatgtatgtTGCTGGGAGGGGTCGGACATGGGTGCCAGATCCCAAGGAAATAGAGTTCCAAGCACTTGTGAGTCATCATGATGGTACTAGgtatcaaacctgggtcctctggaagaactgtaagtgctcttaactgctgagcatctctccaactcctcttgTTCTTAATCAGAATCTGTTATGCTGTCCTACCTCACACCAGGAAAGTCTTTACTACATCTAACTGTAATACAGTTATTCCCTCAAGTAAGATTATTGTCAACTTAGCATGTGactctttattttttgatttcAATTACTTCAAATATTGTGGAAGTGGTAACATGGTCTTGGTTCCTGTTCATTAATTCTCTCATTCATTTATCTTTAGTTAGACATATCATATGCCAGGCACAGGGACAGTAATGGAGATCCTACctagaaagaaaacatacaggGTCTCTTCTCCCAAGGAGAATACAAGAAACAATTATAAACCAGGGCAATGAGTGTCACAATAGGGAATGTGGGTCACTATGACTGAGGCAGGGAGCATCCATCCAGATATATAGGGAAGGCTGGGGTGTGTAGGAGAATCCAGTGAGTGTGGGTACAGGTCCCCATGCTGTCTCCAAAAATGCAGGCTTGGATTGCTGCACAGATAAAAACTGATAACTgattgttgggggaggggagcagacaTGCAGAG
This window encodes:
- the Clrn1 gene encoding clarin-1 isoform X2 produces the protein MPSQQKKIIFCMAGLLSFLCALGVVTAVGTPLWVKATILCKTGALLVNASGKELDKFMGEMQYGLFHGEGVRQCGLGARPFRFSCSCGCLVMILFASEVKIHRLSEKIANFKEGTYAYRTQNENYTTSFWVVFICFFVHFLNGLLIRLAGFQFPFTKSKETETTNVASDLMY